One Pseudomonas brassicacearum genomic region harbors:
- the asd gene encoding aspartate-semialdehyde dehydrogenase, whose product MKRVGLIGWRGMVGSVLMQRMLEEQDFDLIEPVFFTTSNVGGQGPSVGKDTGALKDAYSIDELKTLDVILTCQGGDYTSEVFPKLREAGWQGYWIDAASSLRMQDDAVIVLDPVNRKVIDQQLDAGTKNYIGGNCTVSLMLMGLGGLFEAGLVEWMSAMTYQAASGAGAQNMRELIKQMGATHAAVADDLANPASAILDIDRKVAEAMRSDAYPTENFGVPLAGSLIPWIDKELPNGQSREEWKAQAETNKILGRFKSPIPVDGICVRIGAMRCHSQALTIKLNKDVPIADIEGLISQHNPWVKLVPNNRDISMQELSPTKVTGTLNVPVGRLRKLNMGSQFVGAFTVGDQLLWGAAEPLRRMLRILLER is encoded by the coding sequence ATGAAACGTGTAGGTCTGATCGGTTGGCGCGGCATGGTCGGTTCCGTGCTCATGCAGCGAATGCTGGAAGAGCAGGATTTCGATCTCATTGAACCGGTGTTTTTCACCACGTCCAACGTGGGTGGCCAAGGCCCTTCCGTGGGCAAGGACACCGGTGCGCTCAAGGATGCCTACAGCATTGACGAGCTCAAGACCCTCGACGTGATCCTGACCTGCCAGGGCGGCGACTACACCAGCGAAGTCTTCCCCAAGCTGCGTGAAGCCGGCTGGCAGGGTTACTGGATCGACGCCGCTTCCAGCCTGCGTATGCAGGACGACGCGGTGATCGTCCTCGACCCGGTGAACCGCAAGGTCATCGACCAGCAGCTGGACGCGGGCACCAAGAACTACATCGGCGGCAACTGCACCGTCAGCCTGATGCTGATGGGCCTGGGTGGCCTGTTCGAAGCGGGTCTGGTGGAGTGGATGAGCGCCATGACCTATCAGGCGGCATCCGGTGCCGGCGCGCAGAACATGCGCGAGCTGATCAAGCAGATGGGCGCGACCCACGCGGCCGTCGCCGATGACCTGGCCAACCCGGCCAGCGCCATCCTGGACATCGACCGCAAGGTCGCCGAGGCAATGCGCAGCGATGCGTACCCGACCGAGAACTTCGGCGTGCCGCTGGCCGGCAGCCTGATCCCGTGGATCGACAAGGAACTGCCTAACGGCCAGAGCCGTGAAGAGTGGAAGGCCCAGGCCGAAACCAACAAGATCCTCGGTCGCTTCAAGAGCCCGATCCCGGTGGATGGCATCTGCGTGCGCATTGGCGCGATGCGCTGCCACAGCCAGGCGTTGACCATCAAGTTGAACAAAGATGTGCCAATCGCCGACATCGAAGGGCTGATCAGCCAGCACAACCCTTGGGTCAAGCTGGTGCCGAACAACCGCGACATCAGTATGCAGGAGCTGAGCCCGACCAAGGTCACCGGCACCCTGAACGTACCGGTGGGGCGTTTGCGCAAACTGAACATGGGCTCGCAATTCGTCGGTGCTTTCACCGTCGGCGACCAACTGCTGTGGGGCGCGGCTGAACCGCTGCGTCGCATGCTGCGGATTTTGCTCGAGCGTTGA
- a CDS encoding aspartate-semialdehyde dehydrogenase: MSQSLDIAVIGATGTVGETLVQILEERDFPVGNLHLLASSESAGSSVMFRGKNVRVREVDEFDFSKVQLVFFAAGPAVTLSFAPRATAAGCALIDLSGALPPEQAPQIVPEANAQVLVGLGKPFQVSSPSSSATILAVALAPLRDDLELQRISVTASLAVSAQGRVAVSELARQTAELLNARPVEPTFFDRQMAFNLLAQVGTPDEQGHTPLEKRLVRELRQVLNQPLLKISVTCIQAPVFFGDSFSVTVQSANAIDLAKVNAALEAAPGIELVDAGDYPTPVGDAVGQDVVYVGRVRGGIDDPAELNMWLTSDNVRKGTALNAVQVAELLIKDLL; the protein is encoded by the coding sequence ATGAGCCAGTCCCTTGATATTGCCGTGATCGGCGCCACCGGTACTGTCGGCGAAACCCTCGTCCAGATTCTCGAAGAGCGGGACTTCCCGGTTGGCAACCTGCACCTGCTGGCCAGCAGCGAATCGGCAGGCAGTTCGGTGATGTTTCGCGGGAAAAACGTGCGGGTGCGTGAGGTCGATGAGTTTGACTTCAGCAAAGTCCAACTGGTGTTCTTCGCCGCCGGCCCTGCGGTGACCCTGAGTTTTGCACCGCGTGCCACGGCTGCCGGTTGCGCGCTGATCGACCTGTCCGGTGCCTTGCCGCCAGAGCAGGCGCCGCAGATCGTGCCCGAAGCCAATGCCCAGGTGCTGGTCGGCCTGGGCAAACCCTTTCAGGTCAGCAGCCCGAGCTCGTCGGCCACCATACTGGCGGTCGCCCTGGCACCGCTGCGCGACGACCTGGAATTGCAGCGCATCAGCGTGACCGCCAGCCTCGCTGTATCCGCCCAGGGCCGCGTCGCCGTGAGCGAACTGGCGCGCCAGACCGCCGAGCTGCTCAACGCCCGCCCCGTGGAGCCGACGTTCTTTGACCGGCAGATGGCGTTCAACCTGCTGGCTCAGGTCGGTACCCCGGACGAACAGGGTCATACGCCACTGGAAAAGCGCCTGGTCCGCGAGTTGCGCCAGGTGCTGAATCAACCTTTATTAAAGATTTCCGTCACTTGCATTCAAGCCCCGGTGTTTTTCGGCGATAGCTTTAGCGTGACTGTGCAGTCTGCCAATGCCATCGACCTGGCGAAGGTCAACGCGGCCCTGGAAGCGGCGCCCGGTATCGAGCTGGTGGACGCGGGCGATTACCCGACGCCAGTGGGCGATGCGGTGGGGCAGGATGTGGTGTATGTCGGTCGTGTACGCGGTGGCATCGACGATCCGGCGGAACTAAATATGTGGCTGACGTCAGATAACGTGCGCAAGGGTACGGCGCTCAATGCAGTGCAGGTGGCTGAGTTGTTGATAAAAGACCTGCTGTAA
- a CDS encoding FimV/HubP family polar landmark protein: MVQVRKLVLAIAAASALSSGMAQALGLGELTLKSPPNQPLVAEIELLDVQQLTAAEVVPSLASPDDFAKAGVDRKAFLNDLAFTPVINANGKSVLRVTSSQPLSEPMVKFLVQVMWPNGRLLRDYSVLLDPSKFSPQAAEAARAKPAQVVSTPVTGATKPSQYTTTPRDTLWEIAAKVRNGGSVQQTMLAIQALNPKAFINGNINLLKTGQVLRLPDPVQSTALPQPQAIAEVAAQNAAWRQGRPGVARNGQQQLDATKRGRGEGAPAQAAGRDNLSLVSAESAKAGGKGKGAAGDAQALSNKLAVTQESLDSARRDNEELKSRMADLQSQLDKLQRLIELKNNQLAKMQADGSAVPPAGEAPPAMSAELTPGPAAQTPAAAPTPAPEASPEASSEATPPAAPVEPTPAASDTQKYNDLLTNPILLGLIGGGALVLLLLLLLLARRRKAQQEAEKHLRMARALEEEADFSPELDLPPSSFEGIDVPPPSVKLEPTPAPKPMPKPAPLVAPVIVTPPIAAPLVAPAAERSDDVLPQAQSHIDRGRLNQAADLLEQGIKAEPQRSDLRLKLMEVYGQQGDRDAFVAQERQLVANGENYAQVEQLKSRFPAMVVAATAGLAAAAVAAELDAQYVKDLLEDKAPTDEELDSAFDLSLDDMEATPVAPAPEPVAELDAFPEDDDLSFESVLKQQTEANESLDDLSEFDLDLGADAPAPALDDEDFLLDLDDDLKGLDLPEADTPALADTPADDLELPADFDLSLADEMDAQDKPKDAFESELDDVNAELDRLSDDLSLPTFTADDALVGAEDEPDFDFLSGTDEVATKLDLAQAYIDMGDSDGARDILGEVLSEGDATQKSEAQEMLARLV; this comes from the coding sequence ATGGTTCAAGTTCGCAAACTGGTGTTAGCAATAGCGGCCGCCTCGGCGCTGTCCTCCGGTATGGCGCAAGCGCTCGGGCTCGGGGAATTGACCCTCAAGTCGCCGCCGAACCAGCCTCTGGTCGCCGAGATCGAGTTGCTCGATGTCCAGCAGTTGACTGCCGCCGAAGTCGTACCGAGCCTGGCCTCGCCCGATGACTTCGCCAAGGCTGGGGTCGACCGCAAGGCCTTCCTCAACGACCTGGCCTTCACCCCGGTGATCAACGCCAATGGCAAAAGCGTCCTGCGGGTGACCTCCAGCCAGCCGCTGTCTGAGCCGATGGTCAAATTCCTGGTGCAGGTGATGTGGCCCAATGGCCGCCTGTTGCGCGACTACAGCGTGTTGCTCGATCCGTCCAAATTCTCGCCGCAGGCTGCTGAGGCAGCGCGGGCGAAGCCGGCCCAGGTTGTGTCTACACCGGTTACCGGGGCCACCAAGCCTTCCCAGTACACCACCACGCCGCGCGATACCCTGTGGGAAATCGCGGCCAAGGTGCGCAACGGTGGGTCGGTCCAGCAAACCATGCTGGCGATCCAGGCGTTGAACCCCAAAGCTTTTATCAATGGCAATATCAACCTGCTCAAGACCGGCCAGGTGCTGCGCCTGCCAGACCCTGTGCAAAGCACCGCGCTGCCGCAACCCCAGGCCATCGCCGAAGTGGCTGCGCAGAATGCCGCCTGGCGCCAGGGGCGTCCGGGCGTGGCGCGCAACGGGCAGCAGCAGTTGGACGCGACCAAGCGTGGTCGCGGTGAAGGTGCGCCGGCGCAAGCCGCCGGTCGCGATAATTTGAGCCTGGTGTCGGCCGAATCTGCGAAAGCGGGTGGCAAGGGCAAAGGCGCTGCCGGGGACGCCCAGGCCCTGAGCAATAAGCTCGCGGTCACCCAGGAAAGCCTCGACTCGGCTCGCCGGGACAACGAAGAACTGAAAAGCCGCATGGCCGATCTGCAAAGTCAGCTGGACAAGCTGCAGCGCCTGATCGAGCTGAAGAACAATCAACTGGCCAAGATGCAGGCCGACGGCAGCGCTGTCCCGCCTGCCGGTGAAGCACCCCCGGCGATGTCCGCAGAATTGACGCCTGGGCCAGCGGCACAAACCCCGGCGGCGGCTCCAACCCCTGCGCCTGAGGCGTCTCCTGAGGCGTCCTCTGAGGCGACGCCGCCTGCTGCACCGGTCGAGCCGACACCTGCTGCTTCCGACACGCAAAAGTACAACGACCTGCTGACCAACCCGATCCTGTTGGGATTGATTGGCGGCGGCGCACTGGTCCTGCTGTTGCTGCTGTTGTTGCTCGCCCGCCGTCGCAAGGCCCAGCAAGAAGCCGAGAAACACTTGCGCATGGCCCGAGCCCTCGAGGAGGAGGCCGACTTCTCCCCGGAGCTCGATCTGCCCCCGAGCAGCTTCGAGGGCATTGATGTTCCACCGCCAAGCGTAAAGCTCGAGCCAACACCGGCCCCTAAACCCATGCCCAAGCCGGCCCCGTTGGTCGCGCCGGTGATCGTCACGCCGCCTATCGCGGCGCCATTGGTGGCGCCGGCCGCCGAGCGCTCCGACGATGTGCTGCCCCAGGCCCAGTCCCATATCGACCGCGGTCGCTTGAACCAGGCGGCGGACCTGCTTGAACAAGGCATCAAGGCTGAGCCTCAGCGCAGCGACTTGCGCCTCAAGCTGATGGAAGTCTACGGCCAGCAGGGCGACCGCGACGCTTTCGTCGCCCAGGAACGTCAACTGGTGGCCAATGGCGAAAACTACGCCCAGGTCGAACAGCTCAAAAGCCGTTTCCCGGCCATGGTGGTCGCCGCCACCGCCGGGCTGGCCGCTGCGGCCGTGGCCGCGGAACTGGATGCGCAGTACGTCAAGGACCTGCTGGAAGACAAGGCGCCGACCGATGAGGAGTTGGACAGCGCCTTCGACCTGAGCCTGGATGACATGGAGGCCACGCCCGTCGCGCCAGCCCCCGAGCCTGTCGCCGAGCTGGACGCGTTCCCGGAAGACGACGACCTGAGTTTCGAGTCGGTGCTCAAGCAGCAGACCGAAGCCAACGAAAGCCTGGACGACCTGTCGGAGTTTGACCTGGACCTGGGCGCCGATGCCCCGGCGCCGGCTCTCGATGACGAAGACTTCCTGCTGGACCTGGACGACGACCTCAAGGGCCTGGACTTGCCGGAGGCCGATACGCCAGCCTTGGCTGACACTCCTGCCGACGACCTCGAACTGCCGGCGGATTTCGATCTGTCCCTGGCCGATGAAATGGATGCCCAGGACAAGCCAAAGGATGCTTTCGAGTCCGAGCTGGATGACGTCAACGCGGAGCTGGATCGCCTGTCTGACGACCTGAGCCTGCCGACCTTCACGGCTGATGACGCCCTGGTCGGCGCAGAAGACGAACCGGACTTCGACTTCCTCAGCGGCACCGATGAAGTGGCGACCAAGCTCGATCTGGCCCAGGCCTACATCGACATGGGCGACAGCGACGGCGCCCGGGATATCCTCGGCGAAGTCCTCAGCGAAGGCGACGCGACGCAGAAGAGCGAAGCGCAGGAAATGTTGGCGCGCCTGGTCTGA
- the truA gene encoding tRNA pseudouridine(38-40) synthase TruA, whose product MAADGFFRIALGVEYKGSRYRGWQRQASGVLTVQETLENALSKVADSPVSLHCAGRTDAGVHACGQVVHFDTQVERSMKAWVMGANINLPHDVSVSWAKAMPAHFHARFKAIARRYRYVIYNDQIRPAHLNEEITWNHRPLGVERMAEAAQYLVGVHDFSAFRAGQCQAKSPIKELHHLRVTRHGKMIVLDIRASAFLHHMVRNIAGVLMTIGAGERPVEWIKEVLESRIRRSGGVTAHPFGLYLVQVEYHDEFELPERYIGPHFLTGFSELDG is encoded by the coding sequence ATGGCGGCCGACGGCTTTTTCCGGATCGCCCTGGGCGTTGAATACAAGGGCTCGCGCTATCGCGGCTGGCAGCGGCAGGCTTCCGGTGTACTGACGGTGCAGGAAACCCTTGAAAACGCCCTGTCCAAAGTCGCCGATTCGCCCGTGTCGCTGCATTGCGCCGGCCGTACCGATGCCGGTGTGCATGCCTGCGGTCAAGTGGTGCATTTCGACACCCAGGTCGAGCGTTCGATGAAGGCTTGGGTGATGGGCGCCAACATCAACTTGCCGCACGACGTCAGCGTCAGTTGGGCCAAGGCGATGCCCGCGCATTTCCACGCCCGCTTCAAGGCCATCGCGCGGCGTTATCGTTATGTGATCTACAACGATCAGATCCGCCCGGCGCACCTGAACGAAGAAATCACCTGGAACCACCGTCCGCTGGGCGTCGAGCGCATGGCAGAGGCCGCGCAATACCTGGTCGGCGTCCATGATTTCAGCGCCTTCCGCGCCGGTCAGTGCCAAGCCAAGTCGCCCATCAAGGAGCTGCACCACCTGCGCGTGACCCGGCACGGCAAAATGATCGTGCTCGACATCCGCGCCAGCGCGTTCCTGCACCACATGGTGCGCAATATTGCCGGTGTGCTGATGACCATCGGCGCGGGTGAACGGCCGGTGGAGTGGATCAAGGAAGTGCTCGAAAGCCGTATCCGCCGTTCCGGTGGCGTGACGGCGCATCCGTTTGGCCTGTACCTGGTACAGGTCGAATATCACGATGAGTTCGAACTGCCAGAGCGTTATATCGGCCCCCATTTCCTCACGGGTTTCTCGGAACTCGACGGCTGA